A single Oryza brachyantha chromosome 8, ObraRS2, whole genome shotgun sequence DNA region contains:
- the LOC107304766 gene encoding LOW QUALITY PROTEIN: cysteine-rich and transmembrane domain-containing protein WIH2 (The sequence of the model RefSeq protein was modified relative to this genomic sequence to represent the inferred CDS: substituted 1 base at 1 genomic stop codon), protein MSYQGVPPDEPYPPPPGYSQSRPYPYPPPSGAVXPPQGYPPSHGVYPPPSAPPQGPYPPPHQPPPGYQGYFNHGQQPYYPPPPPPPYEHCHHHCGDEGSGVGFLQGCLAALCCCCLLEECCF, encoded by the exons ATGAGTTACCAGGGAGTTCCTCCCGACGAACCCTACCCTCCTCCACCAG GGTATTCGCAATCTCggccatacccatacccaccTCCATCCGGTGCTGTGTAGCCTCCCCAGGGCTATCCACCCTCCCATGGTGTGTACCCTCCACCATCGGCTCCACCACAGGGGCCTTACCCACCACCTCACCAGCCTCCACCAGGGTACCAGGGCTACTTCAATCATGGCCAGCAACCTTactacccgccgccgccgccgccgccttatGAACATTGCCATCACCACTGTGGTGATGAGGGTTCTGGAGTTGGATTCCTACAAGGATG TTTGGCTGCTCTTTGCTGCTGTTGCCTGCTGGAGGAGTGCTGTTTCTAA